The Fulvivirga ligni genome window below encodes:
- a CDS encoding sensor histidine kinase has protein sequence MDNSKNGAKKFSYKKVPADFVKSLMELAENSTDERLKTLLDEHGEYLSSSLNGNDDYVDDLNEQLDNLKIEAGRLRKKNEIVSSDNFLLEHKKKELLKLMDQLEDAYEDIWRKNEELSKQKKKIEKQAALLKDANDTIIEKNEELKDQADYLYTANETISRMHEHAQKQKDELMQKHIELITLNNEKNSLIGIVAHDLKSPLSQITGLVSVIKIYGDQLDTDTVNYLNTIEFSASKLNDMVTRILDVESLESKNLSVRPKEIMLNELVASIAEPYKITAEEKAIELGYTISDGLEIETDEDLTNQILENLISNAIKFSPRRTKVELFLTSEGDHTLFEVRDQGPGISEEDQKKLFGKYQKLSARPTGNEISTGLGLSIVKKYADAVQAEIWCESELGKGASFFVKFPNKLSVD, from the coding sequence ATGGATAATTCTAAAAATGGAGCAAAGAAATTCTCTTACAAAAAGGTACCTGCCGATTTTGTAAAGAGCCTCATGGAATTAGCCGAAAATTCTACTGATGAACGACTTAAGACACTCCTGGATGAACATGGAGAATACCTAAGCAGTTCTCTAAATGGCAATGATGACTACGTAGACGACCTTAATGAGCAACTGGATAATCTAAAAATAGAAGCAGGTAGATTAAGAAAGAAAAACGAAATTGTCTCTTCTGATAATTTTCTATTAGAGCATAAGAAAAAAGAGCTTTTGAAGCTGATGGATCAGCTTGAAGATGCGTATGAAGACATCTGGCGCAAAAATGAAGAGCTCAGTAAACAGAAGAAGAAAATTGAAAAACAGGCTGCCCTTCTTAAGGATGCCAATGATACTATTATTGAGAAAAATGAAGAGCTAAAAGATCAGGCGGACTATCTCTACACAGCCAATGAAACCATTAGCCGAATGCATGAGCACGCTCAAAAGCAGAAGGATGAGCTTATGCAAAAACATATTGAACTCATTACTTTGAACAATGAAAAAAACAGTCTGATAGGTATTGTTGCTCATGATCTTAAAAGTCCACTCAGTCAGATCACAGGGCTTGTCAGTGTAATAAAAATCTATGGAGACCAACTCGATACAGACACCGTTAATTACCTCAATACCATAGAGTTTAGTGCTAGCAAACTCAATGACATGGTTACAAGAATTTTGGACGTAGAATCTCTAGAATCTAAAAACCTAAGCGTAAGGCCTAAGGAGATTATGCTTAATGAGCTAGTTGCTTCTATAGCCGAACCTTATAAAATAACAGCAGAAGAAAAAGCCATTGAATTAGGCTACACAATCAGCGATGGGCTAGAGATAGAAACGGATGAAGATTTGACGAACCAGATTCTGGAAAACCTGATTTCCAATGCTATTAAATTTTCACCTCGAAGAACAAAGGTAGAACTATTCCTAACCAGCGAAGGTGATCATACCCTTTTCGAAGTTCGAGACCAGGGTCCGGGAATAAGCGAGGAAGACCAGAAAAAGCTATTTGGCAAGTATCAAAAACTCTCTGCACGCCCCACGGGTAATGAAATCAGCACCGGTCTGGGTTTAAGTATCGTAAAAAAATATGCAGATGCCGTTCAAGCTGAAATCTGGTGCGAGAGTGAGTTGGGTAAAGGAGCAAGCTTTTTCGTTAAGTTTCCGAATAAGTTATCCGTAGATTGA
- a CDS encoding TIM-barrel domain-containing protein, whose protein sequence is MRNSYKLFFILCLFVLWSCDQKKEETVLKAGLVSDDVAVFYPDEFDSVNTFPSLAIIKELSYEKELPKEWSIKPEFTKGDSVSIVKIAYPEGTDLYGNGEVTGPLWRNGTKIKLWNTDNFGFGKFDGKQLYQSHPWVMGVRPDGTSFGIIADNTYRQTFDLQNPITITSEGPSFRVIVIEKNNPAELMQALADLTGKMNLPPLWALGYQQSRYSYYPDTMVREVAQTFREKQIPCDVIWMDINYMDGFRIFTFDPKGFPDPKKLNEDLHALDFKSVYMIDPGVKRDSAYWLYQQGSEGNHWVQDSAGNEFNGEVWPGQCAFPDFTRPETRTWWSGLYKDFMSLEIDGIWNDMNEPAVFDGPEGSMPFSNIHRGGGDLPEGAHIRYHNVYGLLMVKASREGIMAANPDLRPFILSRANFLGGQRYAATWSGDNVSTDEHMKMSIPMTITLGLSGQPFNGPDIGGFTGDSNPELLAKWMALGAYYPFSRNHSAIDVVRQEPWSFGKKTEDISRTAVNRRYRLLPYLYTLFQEASTNGMPIMRPVFFADFKDVSLRKEDQAFLLGENLLVVPRWAESPSLPKGDWQDVPFEKEDDGYQPIVKLKDGAIVPITKLVQNTEQYSTDSLTLIVNLDNDNKAIGKFYNDAGQGYGYQSGEFELMEFTVTATDAGAYQLAAEVKDGSWKKEHTYRVGIVENGEIQYSEWKKDDLNFKME, encoded by the coding sequence ATGCGAAACTCTTACAAACTGTTTTTCATCCTCTGCCTTTTCGTTCTGTGGTCTTGCGATCAGAAAAAGGAGGAAACAGTGCTAAAAGCAGGCCTGGTAAGTGATGATGTGGCTGTATTCTATCCAGATGAATTTGATTCTGTAAATACATTTCCTTCACTGGCCATTATAAAAGAACTTTCATACGAAAAAGAACTGCCAAAAGAATGGAGCATTAAGCCAGAGTTTACCAAAGGAGACTCAGTGAGCATAGTTAAAATAGCTTATCCTGAAGGTACTGATCTTTATGGAAATGGAGAGGTTACCGGTCCTCTTTGGAGAAATGGGACAAAAATTAAACTTTGGAATACAGATAATTTTGGCTTCGGCAAATTTGATGGCAAGCAGCTGTACCAATCGCATCCATGGGTAATGGGCGTGCGACCTGACGGTACCAGCTTCGGTATCATAGCAGACAATACGTACAGACAAACTTTTGATCTTCAAAATCCGATCACTATTACATCAGAAGGACCTTCATTCAGAGTGATTGTAATAGAAAAGAATAATCCGGCAGAGTTAATGCAAGCATTGGCTGATCTCACAGGGAAAATGAACTTGCCACCATTATGGGCGCTGGGCTATCAGCAAAGTAGATATTCTTACTACCCGGATACGATGGTGAGAGAAGTTGCTCAAACATTCAGGGAGAAACAAATACCTTGTGATGTTATCTGGATGGACATCAATTATATGGATGGATTCAGAATTTTTACTTTTGATCCTAAAGGTTTTCCAGATCCTAAGAAATTGAATGAAGACTTACATGCTCTCGATTTTAAATCTGTATACATGATTGATCCGGGGGTGAAAAGAGATTCTGCTTACTGGCTTTATCAGCAGGGTTCTGAGGGGAATCATTGGGTTCAGGATTCCGCTGGAAACGAATTTAACGGCGAGGTTTGGCCAGGTCAGTGTGCGTTTCCTGATTTCACAAGACCGGAAACAAGAACCTGGTGGTCAGGGCTATACAAGGATTTTATGAGCCTTGAGATAGATGGAATCTGGAATGATATGAATGAGCCTGCTGTATTTGACGGCCCTGAAGGTAGTATGCCATTTAGCAATATTCACCGTGGTGGTGGCGATTTGCCAGAAGGAGCTCATATCAGATATCATAATGTTTACGGCTTACTCATGGTGAAGGCTAGCCGTGAAGGTATAATGGCTGCTAACCCTGATCTTAGACCTTTTATATTAAGTAGAGCTAATTTTTTAGGTGGTCAGCGATATGCCGCCACCTGGTCTGGGGATAACGTATCAACAGATGAACATATGAAAATGTCTATACCCATGACTATCACACTTGGTCTTTCAGGTCAGCCTTTTAATGGTCCTGATATAGGTGGATTCACAGGTGACAGTAATCCTGAGTTATTGGCTAAATGGATGGCGCTGGGTGCATACTACCCATTCAGTAGGAATCATTCAGCCATAGATGTAGTAAGACAAGAACCATGGTCATTTGGTAAGAAGACAGAAGATATTTCCAGAACAGCGGTAAACAGAAGGTATAGGCTATTGCCGTATTTATATACTTTATTTCAGGAAGCCTCTACCAACGGTATGCCTATTATGAGACCAGTATTCTTTGCTGATTTTAAGGATGTGAGTTTAAGAAAAGAAGATCAGGCCTTCTTATTGGGTGAAAATCTGTTAGTGGTTCCTCGCTGGGCCGAGTCTCCAAGCCTACCTAAGGGCGATTGGCAAGACGTGCCATTTGAGAAAGAAGATGATGGCTACCAGCCAATTGTGAAGTTGAAAGATGGTGCCATTGTGCCGATTACAAAATTGGTGCAAAATACCGAGCAGTATTCAACTGACTCATTAACATTAATTGTAAACTTAGATAATGATAATAAGGCGATTGGTAAATTCTATAATGATGCCGGGCAGGGCTATGGTTATCAATCAGGTGAATTTGAATTGATGGAGTTTACCGTCACAGCCACTGATGCAGGTGCATATCAGCTGGCAGCTGAGGTGAAAGATGGCAGTTGGAAAAAGGAACACACCTATAGAGTTGGGATTGTTGAGAATGGTGAGATTCAGTATTCTGAGTGGAAGAAGGATGATTTAAACTTCAAAATGGAATAA
- a CDS encoding sigma-54-dependent transcriptional regulator, protein MYEQEPVKIFVVEDDPAYTKFLQYVLGLNPDFEVTSFSTGKECLDNLYQKPAIVTLDYSLPDIPGEKVLQDIKSYDNSIQVVIISAQEKIGTAVELLKLGAYDYITKDEDTKNRLLNTINNARQNQSLIKEIDHLKQEISEKYEFDKSIIGNSSALKKVFSLLEKAVKTNITVSVTGETGTGKELVAKAIHYNSKRKKKQFVAVNIAAIPSELMESELFGHEKGAFTGANTRRIGKFEEAEGGTIFLDEIGEMDLNLQAKLLRVIQEREVTRIGGNEVIKLDIRLIVATHRDLAEEVKKGNFREDLYYRLLGLPIQLPPLRDRGKDVIILAKYFLQTFSKDNGLASLKLSSAAQEKLLSYPFPGNVRELRSIIELAAVMANENEVTPEDINFNSVSKETNFLFEEMSLKDYTFKIIRYYLDKYDNNVLQVAAKLDIGKSTIYRYLKEMEEEAY, encoded by the coding sequence ATGTACGAACAGGAACCGGTGAAAATATTTGTTGTAGAGGATGATCCTGCTTATACCAAATTTTTACAGTATGTACTTGGACTCAATCCTGATTTTGAAGTTACCAGCTTTTCTACAGGAAAAGAATGCCTCGATAACCTATATCAAAAACCAGCCATTGTTACTCTGGATTACTCCTTACCAGATATTCCAGGAGAAAAAGTTTTACAAGATATTAAGTCTTATGACAATAGCATTCAGGTAGTAATCATTAGTGCTCAGGAGAAAATTGGCACTGCCGTAGAACTCCTTAAACTTGGCGCTTATGATTATATCACCAAAGATGAAGACACTAAAAACCGACTGCTAAACACTATTAACAATGCTCGTCAAAACCAATCATTAATTAAAGAGATAGATCACCTAAAGCAGGAAATCTCTGAGAAATATGAATTTGACAAGAGTATTATAGGAAACAGCAGTGCACTTAAAAAAGTATTCAGTCTGCTTGAGAAGGCCGTTAAAACCAACATTACTGTATCTGTAACAGGGGAAACTGGAACTGGTAAAGAATTGGTAGCCAAGGCTATACATTATAATTCTAAAAGAAAGAAAAAGCAGTTTGTGGCTGTAAACATAGCCGCCATTCCATCTGAACTGATGGAAAGTGAACTGTTTGGCCATGAAAAAGGTGCCTTTACAGGTGCTAATACGCGTAGAATTGGAAAATTTGAAGAAGCTGAAGGTGGCACCATTTTCCTGGATGAAATAGGTGAAATGGACCTTAATCTTCAAGCCAAATTACTCCGTGTAATACAAGAGCGTGAAGTAACCAGAATTGGTGGTAACGAAGTAATTAAACTAGACATCAGGCTCATTGTAGCCACGCACAGAGATCTGGCAGAAGAAGTGAAGAAAGGAAACTTCAGAGAAGATTTGTACTACAGATTACTTGGGCTCCCTATTCAGCTGCCACCATTGAGAGATAGAGGTAAGGATGTAATCATTCTGGCCAAATACTTCTTACAGACATTTTCAAAGGACAATGGCCTGGCTTCACTAAAGCTTAGCTCAGCGGCACAGGAAAAGCTACTTAGCTATCCTTTCCCGGGTAACGTAAGAGAATTGCGTTCAATTATAGAGCTGGCAGCCGTAATGGCCAATGAAAATGAAGTGACCCCTGAAGACATCAATTTCAATAGCGTTTCTAAAGAGACTAACTTCCTTTTTGAAGAGATGAGCTTAAAAGATTACACTTTTAAAATCATCCGATACTATCTGGATAAGTATGACAATAATGTACTACAGGTAGCCGCCAAATTAGATATCGGAAAATCGACCATTTACAGATATCTAAAGGAAATGGAGGAAGAGGCGTATTAA
- a CDS encoding PAS domain-containing hybrid sensor histidine kinase/response regulator — MDSFKSLKQYIESGAFYKAVVEDGSDIIFIVDYDGLILYHNPSVQETLGHEPNSLIGENFFDYIETQNVGALKAEFKKSVTKPYDSNIEFRFLCKDKNYKYLEFNSINLHHKEGLEGLILDCRDITQRKRDAEELLRAQKAKEQFLANMSHEIRTPINGIAGMVNLLFEANKEEDRAKYLNAIKNSTENLKVIINDILDLSVIESGKLRFEKIGFNIKYQLGAVVDTFLFQSKEKGIELKYEIHADADTVLLGDPVRLNQILINLISNAIKFTHIGEININVYLFEKKGKTHSIRFEVADTGVGISKEKIKNIFESFTQADESVTRRYGGTGLGLSIVKQLIELQNGSITVESEENKGTKFIFTIPYESGKIQDLVQPSSKVKATPKHSFKNLKILLVEDNDINRLYALNILKKWECDVDGAENGYIALEKLRSNDYHIILMDIQMPIMDGYEATKSIRKNMPAPKNQIPIIALTANAIKGDNEKCLEVGMNDYLPKPFQPEDLYKTISKFAQENGQNNSTPVPDEDITDLTYLTSICDGDKTFMRDMVETFLQNTPPTINEMQKWINKAEWSKVGSLAHKIKPSITFMGIESLKPLIKNIEEYGKENYKTDLIPTMVDELSEKCQMAYKELRKNLDTNLK, encoded by the coding sequence ATGGATTCTTTCAAATCATTAAAGCAGTATATAGAAAGCGGAGCCTTCTATAAAGCCGTGGTAGAAGATGGATCTGACATTATATTTATTGTAGACTATGATGGCCTGATCTTATACCACAACCCTTCTGTACAGGAAACATTAGGCCATGAACCCAATAGCCTAATAGGAGAAAATTTCTTTGATTACATAGAAACCCAAAATGTTGGTGCATTAAAAGCAGAGTTCAAGAAGAGTGTAACTAAACCTTATGACTCCAATATAGAATTCAGGTTTTTATGCAAAGACAAGAACTACAAGTATTTGGAATTCAACTCTATAAACCTTCATCATAAGGAAGGTTTAGAAGGGCTTATTCTAGATTGTAGAGATATCACTCAAAGGAAAAGAGATGCCGAGGAACTGCTTAGAGCTCAGAAAGCCAAAGAACAGTTCTTGGCCAATATGAGTCATGAAATCAGGACTCCTATTAACGGCATCGCGGGTATGGTAAACCTTCTTTTTGAAGCCAATAAAGAAGAAGACCGTGCTAAATACCTCAACGCCATAAAAAACTCTACTGAAAACCTTAAAGTCATCATTAATGACATTCTGGATTTATCAGTAATTGAGTCTGGCAAACTTCGCTTTGAGAAAATCGGATTTAACATTAAGTACCAGCTAGGTGCAGTGGTAGACACCTTCCTTTTTCAATCTAAAGAAAAGGGCATTGAGCTTAAATATGAGATTCATGCTGATGCCGATACTGTGTTATTGGGTGACCCTGTTAGACTTAATCAGATATTGATCAACCTGATCAGTAATGCTATTAAGTTCACCCACATTGGCGAGATCAATATTAATGTATACCTCTTCGAAAAGAAAGGAAAAACTCATTCTATTCGCTTCGAAGTGGCCGATACTGGTGTGGGCATCTCCAAAGAGAAAATAAAAAACATATTTGAGAGTTTCACTCAGGCAGATGAGAGCGTAACCAGACGTTATGGTGGCACCGGCCTGGGGTTATCCATTGTAAAGCAGCTGATTGAATTACAAAACGGTTCGATCACTGTAGAAAGTGAAGAAAACAAGGGCACTAAATTTATATTCACCATTCCTTATGAGTCTGGAAAGATTCAAGATCTGGTACAGCCATCATCTAAGGTGAAAGCTACACCTAAGCATTCGTTTAAGAATTTAAAAATTCTACTGGTAGAAGATAATGATATTAACCGCCTCTACGCGCTTAATATCCTTAAGAAATGGGAATGTGATGTAGATGGTGCAGAAAACGGATACATAGCCTTAGAGAAGCTCAGGAGCAATGATTATCATATTATCCTGATGGATATTCAGATGCCAATTATGGATGGCTACGAGGCCACCAAGAGTATCCGTAAGAATATGCCCGCCCCGAAGAATCAGATACCTATTATCGCTTTAACAGCCAATGCTATTAAAGGAGATAATGAGAAGTGTTTGGAAGTAGGCATGAATGATTACTTACCTAAGCCTTTTCAGCCAGAAGATCTTTATAAAACAATTTCCAAATTTGCTCAGGAAAATGGGCAGAACAATAGCACACCGGTACCCGACGAGGATATTACAGACCTCACATACTTAACCAGTATTTGTGATGGTGACAAAACCTTCATGAGGGATATGGTAGAAACATTTTTGCAGAACACCCCTCCTACCATTAATGAAATGCAAAAATGGATCAATAAAGCAGAGTGGTCTAAGGTCGGCAGCCTTGCACACAAAATTAAACCTTCCATCACCTTTATGGGCATTGAGAGCTTAAAGCCGCTCATTAAAAACATTGAAGAGTACGGTAAGGAAAATTATAAAACAGATCTAATACCTACTATGGTAGATGAGCTCTCAGAGAAATGCCAAATGGCATATAAAGAGCTTAGAAAAAATCTGGACACGAACCTAAAATAA
- a CDS encoding rhomboid family intramembrane serine protease: MGTNNRTLIGSAVVPIRLVFLMWLVFSVEFLFGFPLSAFGIHPRTLLGLIGIATAPLLHGGIVHIISNTVPLLFLGVVLFYSYRRIANKVFLNCYFFTNLLVWIFARPNNHIGASGLVYGLASFLIFFGFLRRDFKSLFISVLIFIFYGSIFYGVLPVDARISWESHLAGAIVGFISAQQFKKSAL; encoded by the coding sequence ATGGGAACCAATAACAGAACACTTATCGGAAGTGCCGTAGTGCCTATCAGATTAGTGTTCCTTATGTGGTTGGTTTTCAGTGTGGAGTTCTTATTCGGATTTCCGTTGAGTGCCTTTGGCATTCATCCAAGAACACTTCTGGGACTTATTGGTATTGCTACTGCGCCGCTTTTACATGGCGGCATAGTGCATATCATTTCTAATACGGTTCCGCTCTTATTCTTAGGGGTAGTGCTATTTTATTCCTACCGGCGCATTGCCAATAAGGTTTTTCTCAATTGCTATTTCTTTACCAATCTGTTAGTCTGGATTTTCGCTCGGCCTAACAATCATATCGGTGCCAGTGGTCTGGTTTATGGCCTGGCTTCTTTCTTAATTTTCTTTGGTTTTTTAAGGCGAGATTTTAAGTCTCTGTTTATATCCGTACTGATATTTATCTTTTATGGATCTATCTTCTACGGTGTGCTGCCGGTAGATGCCCGCATCTCCTGGGAGTCTCATTTGGCAGGAGCCATTGTAGGCTTCATCTCTGCTCAGCAGTTTAAGAAATCCGCGCTGTAG
- a CDS encoding class I SAM-dependent methyltransferase: MKDNFSSQSKLYAKFRPHYPAALYDHVYSKVKSFQTAWDCGTGNGQVASVLSDKFDQVIASDISKNQLAQAQQKSNIEYIVSPAEHTSIEGSSVDLITVAQALHWFDVPAFIKETQRVASKDAVLAYWGYGLLSISAEVDPIIKEFHDDAMNGYWDPERYILTNEYKAIDLDLADLELKYFKHEVKWSLADLEGYLNTWSSVRKYIERNNTNLVNDIIDKLRDKWQGGTITFPLFVYTGTIKN, from the coding sequence ATGAAGGATAACTTTTCCAGCCAGTCAAAGCTTTACGCAAAATTTAGACCCCACTACCCTGCCGCACTCTATGATCATGTTTATAGCAAGGTAAAATCCTTCCAAACTGCCTGGGACTGCGGTACTGGCAATGGGCAGGTAGCAAGCGTATTAAGTGATAAATTTGACCAGGTTATCGCCTCAGACATCAGTAAAAACCAACTGGCTCAAGCTCAGCAAAAGTCCAATATCGAATATATTGTTTCTCCTGCCGAACACACCTCCATTGAGGGCAGCAGTGTAGACCTTATCACCGTAGCACAAGCTTTACACTGGTTTGATGTCCCTGCATTTATTAAAGAAACGCAAAGAGTTGCAAGTAAGGATGCTGTCTTGGCATATTGGGGGTATGGCCTGCTTTCTATCAGTGCTGAAGTAGATCCTATTATTAAAGAATTCCATGATGACGCTATGAATGGATATTGGGATCCTGAACGCTATATTCTGACAAATGAATACAAGGCCATTGATCTTGATTTAGCCGATTTAGAACTGAAGTACTTTAAGCATGAAGTAAAATGGAGCTTAGCTGATCTTGAAGGATATTTAAATACGTGGTCATCTGTAAGGAAATATATAGAAAGAAATAATACCAATCTTGTTAATGACATCATTGATAAGCTCAGAGACAAATGGCAAGGAGGAACCATTACATTTCCCTTATTTGTCTATACTGGCACAATCAAAAATTAA
- a CDS encoding amino acid permease, with protein MSTKGIDKKVGFGTAPVFFTAISTILGAIMFLRFGYAVGSVGFAGTLGIIVFANLVTIPTAMAIAEIATNQKVEGGGEYYIISRSFGINVGAAIGIALYLSQAISVAFYTIAFAEAFGPVFDYVNAEFGLQLSDKRIISLPAVILLSLLMIKKGADLGMKALYVVVGLLFISLIMFFVGTTDYQSSMLSMEWTNHIDNPDTFFAVFAIVFPAFTGMTAGVGLSGDLRDPKKSIPFGTLAATIVGMIIYVFIAYKLAVSAAPDDLVDNPLIMMDIAVFGPIIPIGLAAATISSALGSIMVAPRTLQALGADQVFPVMRINAYLAKGKPKTNDPINATIITSLIAIVFVSLGDVNAVAEVISMFFMITYGSLCLISFLQHFAADPSYRPSFKSKWFVSLLGAILCVYLMFKMNAQYTIISLLFMTGIYFFVTHTSKSKEGLAKIFQGVIFQLSRQLQVFLQKAERGEESWRPSVICISSDFFKRPTAFQFMKWISYRYGFGTYLHYINGYFSKESYSKAQDEIKRLLKVTGSTRNNVFVDTLISPSFTSAVAQAIQLPSVSGKEVNMILFEYSKNRPDTLKEIIENFTLVKSADFDICVLGSSDREFGFSNSIHIWLTPNDLKNSSLMILMGYIIMGHKEWKTAEIKIFAVVHEKEMSEQEEMLVSMIKAGRLPISPKNIELIKHKIDVSSKDIINAKSQDADLTIVGFRAEAIKQKGAEVFTGYDQVGNMLFVNASKEKAIQ; from the coding sequence ATGAGCACAAAAGGCATAGATAAAAAGGTAGGGTTCGGTACAGCACCAGTATTCTTTACGGCTATTTCTACTATTTTAGGAGCGATTATGTTCTTAAGGTTTGGCTACGCGGTTGGTAGTGTGGGCTTTGCAGGCACGTTAGGGATTATAGTATTTGCAAATCTTGTTACCATTCCCACAGCCATGGCCATAGCGGAGATAGCTACCAATCAAAAGGTGGAAGGAGGAGGTGAGTATTATATCATTTCCCGTTCATTTGGTATTAACGTAGGTGCAGCTATAGGAATAGCACTTTATCTGTCTCAGGCTATTAGTGTGGCCTTTTATACCATAGCTTTTGCTGAGGCTTTTGGTCCTGTTTTCGACTATGTCAATGCTGAATTTGGATTACAGCTAAGCGATAAAAGGATAATCAGCTTGCCCGCTGTTATTCTTCTGAGCTTATTAATGATAAAAAAAGGAGCCGATTTGGGTATGAAAGCTCTTTATGTGGTAGTGGGTCTACTGTTTATTTCACTCATTATGTTCTTTGTAGGAACTACCGATTACCAGTCGTCCATGCTTTCTATGGAATGGACTAATCATATTGATAATCCTGATACTTTCTTTGCAGTCTTTGCCATTGTTTTCCCTGCCTTTACGGGTATGACGGCCGGGGTTGGGCTCTCGGGTGATCTGAGAGATCCAAAGAAGTCTATTCCTTTTGGAACTCTGGCGGCCACCATCGTGGGAATGATCATTTACGTATTTATAGCTTATAAGCTGGCCGTTTCTGCCGCTCCTGACGATTTGGTGGATAACCCATTGATTATGATGGATATTGCTGTGTTTGGTCCAATAATTCCGATTGGGTTGGCAGCAGCTACCATTTCTTCAGCTTTGGGAAGTATCATGGTGGCACCTCGTACTTTGCAGGCTTTAGGAGCTGATCAGGTGTTTCCTGTAATGAGAATAAACGCATACCTGGCAAAAGGAAAGCCTAAGACTAATGATCCTATTAATGCTACCATCATCACAAGCCTTATAGCTATTGTGTTTGTGAGCTTGGGTGATGTAAACGCGGTAGCTGAAGTGATTTCCATGTTCTTTATGATCACTTATGGGTCTTTGTGTTTGATATCATTCTTACAGCATTTTGCGGCTGATCCTTCTTACCGGCCTTCGTTTAAATCAAAGTGGTTTGTCTCTCTATTGGGAGCCATTTTATGTGTGTACCTGATGTTTAAGATGAACGCTCAGTATACCATTATCTCACTTCTATTCATGACGGGGATCTATTTCTTTGTAACTCACACCAGCAAATCAAAAGAGGGGCTGGCGAAGATATTTCAAGGTGTGATATTCCAGCTGAGTAGGCAGCTACAGGTATTCTTACAGAAAGCTGAAAGGGGAGAGGAGAGCTGGAGACCCTCTGTAATATGTATTTCTTCTGATTTCTTCAAGCGACCTACAGCTTTCCAGTTTATGAAATGGATATCATATCGCTATGGCTTTGGTACCTATCTTCATTATATCAATGGCTATTTCTCAAAAGAGTCCTATTCTAAAGCTCAGGATGAAATAAAAAGACTTTTGAAAGTTACAGGCTCCACACGTAATAACGTTTTTGTGGATACCCTCATTTCTCCATCCTTCACTAGTGCCGTAGCTCAGGCTATTCAGCTGCCCAGCGTATCCGGTAAAGAGGTGAACATGATTCTGTTTGAGTACTCAAAAAACAGACCTGATACGCTGAAAGAGATCATTGAAAACTTCACGCTGGTAAAATCAGCGGATTTTGATATATGTGTTTTAGGCTCTTCTGATAGAGAGTTTGGCTTCAGTAATAGCATTCATATATGGCTTACCCCTAATGACCTGAAAAACAGTAGCCTTATGATCCTTATGGGGTATATCATCATGGGCCACAAGGAATGGAAAACTGCCGAAATCAAGATTTTTGCCGTAGTACATGAAAAGGAGATGTCAGAGCAGGAGGAAATGCTGGTTTCTATGATTAAGGCCGGGCGTTTGCCTATTTCACCGAAGAATATTGAGCTAATTAAGCATAAAATTGATGTAAGTAGCAAAGATATCATCAATGCTAAATCTCAGGATGCTGACCTAACTATCGTGGGCTTCCGTGCTGAGGCCATCAAGCAGAAAGGTGCTGAGGTATTCACAGGTTATGATCAGGTAGGGAATATGCTTTTTGTGAATGCGTCAAAAGAAAAGGCCATTCAGTAA